In Variovorax paradoxus, a single genomic region encodes these proteins:
- a CDS encoding DNA topoisomerase III, translating into MTKTLVIAEKPSVAQDIVRALTPVAGKFDKHDEHFENDSYVVTSAVGHLVEIQAPEEFDVKRGKWSFANLPVIPPHFDLKPVDKTKTRLNAVVKQAKRKDVTQLINACDAGREGELIFRLIEQYAGGKSGLNKPVKRLWLQSMTPQAIRDGFDALRTEKQMQGLADAARSRSEADWLVGINGTRAMTAFNSRDGGFFLTTVGRVQTPTLSVVVEREEQIRKFVSRDYWEIHGTFAAEAGEYPGKWFNPDWKKANAPLLANGEPDPEQRADRVWNEQEARAIADAARGKPATVTEESKPTTQASPMLFDLTSLQREANGRFGFSAKTTLALAQSLYERHKALTYPRTDSRALPEDYLPVVKDTMGMLANSGMKHLAPFAKQAVDGNYVRPNKRIFDNAKVSDHFAIIPTLQAPSGLSEAEQKLYDFVVRRFLSVFFPSAEYQVTTRISTVEQGGKKYPFRTDGKVLVKPGWLAIYGKEAQDDEKEDDKDGKRLVPVKPGEIVKTESADTKGLKTRPPARYSEATLLGAMEGAGKTIDDDELREAMQEKGLGTPATRAATIEGLITEKYMLREGRELIPTAKAFQLMTLLRGLGVEELSKAELTGEWEYKLAQMEKGALSRDAFMREIAQMTEHIVKKAKEYDRDTVPGDYATLQTPCPNCGGIVRENYRRYACTGKSGTGEDACGFSFGKSPAGRTFEVAEAEALLRDKHIGPLEGFRSKAGWPFTSEIVIKFDDEAKNWKLEFDFGDDKNADTGEIVDFSEQDTVGPCPVCGAPVFEHGSNYVCEKSVPTNAQPTPTCTFKTGKIILQQPVERAQMEKLLATGKTDLLDKFVSMRTRRAFKAFLTWNAEEGKVTFEFAPREGGSKFPPRKTFGKAAPAGKTAAAKKVAAKKTPAAKKAPAAKKAAAPRKPGAGLKPSDSLAAVIGAEPVARTEVIKKLWDYIKANGLQDATNKRAINADAKLKPVFGKDQVTMFELAGIVGKHLSAT; encoded by the coding sequence ATGACAAAGACGTTGGTAATCGCAGAAAAGCCGTCGGTGGCACAGGACATCGTCCGTGCCCTCACGCCGGTGGCCGGCAAATTCGACAAACATGACGAGCATTTCGAGAACGACAGCTATGTCGTGACCAGCGCGGTCGGTCACCTGGTCGAAATCCAGGCGCCCGAGGAATTCGACGTCAAGCGGGGCAAGTGGAGCTTCGCCAACCTGCCGGTGATTCCACCGCACTTCGACTTGAAGCCGGTCGACAAGACCAAGACGCGCCTGAACGCGGTGGTCAAGCAGGCCAAGCGCAAGGACGTGACGCAGCTCATCAACGCCTGCGACGCGGGCCGCGAGGGCGAGCTGATCTTCCGCCTGATCGAGCAGTACGCCGGCGGCAAGTCGGGCCTGAACAAGCCGGTCAAGCGGCTGTGGCTGCAATCGATGACGCCGCAGGCCATCCGCGACGGCTTCGACGCGCTGCGCACCGAAAAGCAGATGCAGGGCCTGGCCGACGCCGCGCGCTCGCGCTCCGAAGCCGACTGGCTGGTGGGCATCAACGGCACGCGCGCCATGACGGCATTCAATTCGCGCGACGGCGGCTTCTTCCTCACGACCGTGGGCCGCGTGCAGACGCCGACGCTCTCGGTGGTGGTGGAGCGCGAGGAACAGATCCGCAAGTTCGTCTCGCGCGACTACTGGGAAATCCACGGCACCTTCGCGGCCGAGGCCGGCGAGTACCCGGGCAAGTGGTTCAACCCCGACTGGAAGAAGGCCAACGCGCCGCTCTTGGCCAACGGCGAGCCCGACCCCGAGCAGCGTGCCGATCGCGTGTGGAATGAGCAGGAAGCCCGCGCCATCGCCGATGCCGCGCGCGGCAAGCCCGCCACCGTCACCGAAGAGAGCAAGCCCACCACGCAGGCTTCGCCGATGCTGTTCGACCTGACTTCGCTGCAGCGCGAAGCCAACGGCCGCTTCGGCTTCAGCGCCAAGACCACGCTCGCGCTGGCGCAGAGCCTGTACGAGCGCCACAAGGCGCTGACTTACCCGCGTACCGATTCGCGCGCGCTGCCGGAAGACTATCTGCCGGTGGTCAAGGACACCATGGGCATGCTCGCCAACAGCGGCATGAAGCACCTGGCCCCGTTCGCCAAGCAGGCGGTCGACGGCAACTACGTCCGGCCCAACAAGCGCATCTTCGACAACGCCAAGGTGTCGGATCACTTTGCCATCATCCCGACGCTGCAGGCCCCCAGCGGCCTGAGCGAGGCCGAGCAGAAGCTGTACGACTTCGTGGTGCGCCGCTTCCTGTCGGTGTTCTTCCCGAGCGCCGAATACCAGGTGACCACGCGCATCAGCACGGTGGAGCAGGGCGGCAAGAAGTACCCCTTCCGCACCGACGGCAAGGTGCTGGTGAAGCCGGGCTGGCTCGCCATCTACGGCAAGGAAGCCCAGGACGACGAGAAGGAAGACGACAAGGACGGCAAGCGCCTCGTGCCGGTGAAGCCGGGCGAGATCGTGAAGACCGAATCGGCCGACACCAAGGGCCTGAAGACGCGCCCGCCGGCGCGCTACTCCGAAGCCACGCTGCTGGGCGCGATGGAAGGCGCGGGCAAGACCATCGACGACGACGAGCTGCGCGAAGCCATGCAGGAAAAGGGCCTGGGTACGCCAGCCACGCGCGCGGCCACCATCGAAGGCCTGATCACCGAAAAATACATGCTGCGCGAGGGCCGCGAGCTGATTCCCACGGCCAAGGCCTTCCAGCTCATGACGCTGCTGCGCGGCCTGGGCGTGGAAGAACTCTCCAAGGCCGAGCTCACCGGCGAGTGGGAATACAAGCTCGCGCAGATGGAGAAGGGCGCGCTCAGCCGCGACGCCTTCATGCGCGAGATCGCCCAGATGACGGAGCACATCGTCAAGAAGGCGAAGGAATACGACCGCGACACCGTGCCGGGCGACTACGCCACCCTGCAGACGCCGTGCCCCAACTGCGGCGGCATCGTGCGCGAGAACTACCGCCGCTACGCCTGCACCGGCAAGAGCGGCACCGGCGAGGACGCCTGCGGCTTCTCGTTCGGCAAGTCGCCGGCCGGGCGCACCTTCGAGGTGGCCGAGGCCGAGGCGCTGCTGCGCGACAAGCACATCGGCCCGCTGGAGGGCTTCCGCTCCAAGGCCGGCTGGCCCTTCACCTCCGAGATCGTCATCAAGTTCGACGACGAGGCGAAGAACTGGAAGCTGGAGTTCGACTTCGGCGACGACAAGAACGCCGACACCGGCGAGATCGTCGACTTCAGCGAGCAGGACACCGTGGGCCCGTGCCCGGTGTGCGGCGCGCCGGTGTTCGAGCACGGCAGCAACTACGTCTGCGAGAAGTCGGTTCCGACCAATGCGCAGCCCACGCCCACCTGCACCTTCAAGACCGGCAAGATCATCCTGCAGCAGCCGGTGGAGCGCGCGCAGATGGAAAAGCTGCTGGCCACCGGCAAGACCGACCTGCTCGACAAGTTCGTGAGCATGCGCACGCGCCGCGCCTTCAAGGCCTTCCTGACCTGGAACGCCGAAGAAGGCAAGGTGACCTTCGAATTTGCACCGCGCGAAGGCGGTAGCAAGTTCCCGCCGCGCAAGACCTTCGGCAAGGCCGCGCCCGCCGGCAAGACGGCCGCGGCCAAGAAGGTGGCGGCGAAGAAGACGCCCGCCGCCAAGAAGGCCCCGGCAGCCAAGAAGGCCGCCGCGCCGCGCAAGCCCGGCGCGGGCCTGAAGCCCAGCGACTCGCTGGCCGCGGTGATCGGCGCCGAACCGGTGGCGCGCACCGAGGTCATCAAGAAGCTGTGGGACTACATCAAGGCCAACGGCCTGCAGGATGCGACCAACAAGCGCGCGATCAATGCCGACGCCAAGCTTAAGCCGGTGTTCGGCAAGGACCAGGTGACGATGTTCGAACTCGCGGGCATCGTGGGCAAGCACCTCTCGGCGACCTGA
- a CDS encoding SET domain-containing protein: MPSKTPLSAGRRIQMRRSDVHGNGVFAVQDLAEGETLIEYKGEIISWKEALRRHPHDPAQPNHTFYFHIDDGRVIDGNVKGNDARWINHSCEPNCEADEVDGRVYIKALRNIAAGEELNYDYGLIIDEPYTPKLLSEFPCWCGSEECRGTLLTPKDEDEEKKKKKKDKKKAEKKKAEKKEAEKKEAKKAEKKAGKKAEKKSEAKSGKAEKKSAKKDKSEKD; encoded by the coding sequence ATGCCTTCCAAAACCCCACTTTCCGCCGGTCGCCGAATCCAGATGCGGCGCTCCGATGTCCACGGCAACGGCGTGTTCGCCGTGCAGGACCTGGCCGAAGGCGAAACGCTGATCGAATACAAAGGCGAGATCATCAGCTGGAAGGAGGCGCTGCGCCGCCATCCGCACGACCCGGCCCAGCCGAACCACACTTTCTACTTCCACATCGACGACGGGCGTGTGATCGACGGCAACGTCAAGGGCAACGACGCGCGCTGGATCAACCACTCGTGCGAACCGAACTGCGAGGCGGACGAGGTCGATGGGCGCGTTTATATCAAGGCGCTGCGCAACATCGCCGCAGGCGAAGAGCTCAATTACGACTACGGCCTGATCATCGACGAGCCTTACACGCCGAAGCTTCTGTCCGAATTTCCTTGCTGGTGCGGCTCCGAAGAGTGCCGCGGCACGCTGCTGACGCCCAAGGATGAGGACGAAGAAAAGAAAAAGAAGAAGAAAGACAAAAAGAAAGCCGAAAAGAAGAAGGCCGAGAAAAAAGAGGCTGAAAAGAAGGAAGCCAAGAAGGCCGAAAAGAAAGCCGGCAAGAAGGCTGAAAAGAAATCGGAAGCCAAGTCCGGGAAGGCGGAGAAAAAATCCGCCAAGAAGGACAAATCCGAGAAAGACTGA